In one Antennarius striatus isolate MH-2024 chromosome 1, ASM4005453v1, whole genome shotgun sequence genomic region, the following are encoded:
- the LOC137594005 gene encoding trans-1,2-dihydrobenzene-1,2-diol dehydrogenase-like encodes MATRWGLCGAGKISHDFSVAMKTLPPGDHQIAVIASRSLERAKEFAKNHGIPKAYGSYEELANDPNIDVVYLGVLHTEHWRVGLLFLKAGKNVLCEKPFAINSREVKDLVAAARMNNVFLMEAIWSRCFPVHIEVRRLLAEEAVGEVKLVKAYFGSPQLHIPRSVEKELGGGALLDIGVYCLQFVLMVFNGERPESIQATGVLLDSGVDESTVVVMKFSGNRMAVCAFTIGTRLQNDAVISGTKGTIKVLGPMHCPTTLVVNEKEMEYPLPEPSLPLNFTNSTGLRYEAEEVRQCLLKGLKESPRMPLAESVLLTNIMDEIRKQIGVAFNQDSQ; translated from the exons ATGGCAACCCGATGGGGACTCTGTGGTGCAGGGAAGATCAGCCATGACTTCAGCGTGGCCAtgaagactctgcctcctgGAGATCACCAG ATAGCAGTAATTGCTTCGAGGAGCTTGGAGCGCGCCAAAGAGTTTGCCAAGAATCACGGTATTCCAAAGGCTTACGGCAGCTATGAGGAGCTGGCCAACGACCCCAACATTG ACGTTGTGTACCTGGGAGTGCTGCACACAGAGCACTGGAGAGTTGGTCTGCTGTTCCTGAAGgctggaaaaaatgttttatgtgagAAACCATTTGCTATTAACTCCAGAGAAGTGAAAGACCTTGTCGCTGCAGCCAGAATGAACAATGTCTTCCTGATGGAG GCCATCTGGTCTCGGTGTTTCCCTGTGCACATTGAGGTGCGTAGACTCTTGGCAGAGGAGGCAGTAGGCGAGGTCAAGCTGGTGAAGGCCTACTTTGGCTCCCCGCAGCTACACATTCCCCGTTCGGTGGAGAAGGAGCTGGGTGGTGGTGCACTACTAGATATTGGAGTGTACTGCCTGCAGTTTGTGCTTATGGTATTCAACGGAGAGAGGCCGGAGTCCATCCAGGCCACAGGGGTGCTGCTTGACTCAG gaGTGGATGAGTCAACGGTTGTCGTGATGAAGTTCTCTGGGAACAGGATGGCTGTCTGTGCCTTTACAATTGGAACTCGACTTCAAAATGATGCTGTTATCAGCGGCACCAAGGGCACCATTAAA GTCCTTGGCCCGATGCACTGTCCTACCACTCTAGTGGTaaatgaaaaagagatggaATACCCTCTACCTGAACCCTCTCTCCCTCTGAATTTCACAAACAGTACTGGACTTCGCTATGAGGCAGAGGAAGTGAGGCAATGTCTACTAAAAG GACTTAAGGAGAGCCCACGGATGCCTCTGGCAGAATCTGTTTTACTGACAAACATCATGGATGAAATCAGGAAACAAATCGGGGTTGCCTTCAATCAGGACAGCCAGTGA